Proteins found in one Oreochromis niloticus isolate F11D_XX linkage group LG22, O_niloticus_UMD_NMBU, whole genome shotgun sequence genomic segment:
- the LOC112843590 gene encoding uncharacterized protein LOC112843590: protein MEVFETLAIKIPNAVLIDGVTEHSVDEVIHFLEQYGDIGRKVTIDSPESEFNNMLVAEYASGLSLTRLSQLLPHTFISDSGDKFHIESLSEIYASKVSGSKTNTYLADLKRIAKLSGRDYAEVLSEGMTQIRRSLAELNPETPVVAKPEDSKPPDSVFPPSLPASLPSKSPSATSGAEAQGGERHAASIPAADLNPPEVQRYVVEHVVRGGDSLLHAFHRLRAFSGKVPRPIQETDYDTWRSGVELALKDPSISDLQRTRLIRDSLLPPACNIVKHLSLDTPPEVYMKQLDSAYGTVQDGEELYAKFMDTFQDSGEKPSAYLQRLQVALQHAAKRGGVLEKDMDNRLLNQFCRGCWDNNLISELQLKQKKHKPPKFTELLLLLRTEEDREAAKTLRMKQHLGTTKQKATTNAQFANTGEETNLCTALTTLTKQLSQQMAAIQQQLAALTAQQCNVKPPVAACPASKPYGPKKVSKNPKPSVSSPKPGFCFRCGEDGHIKPQCENAPNSALVSAKRKQFDNKQMWQKQKSSTSGDLN, encoded by the coding sequence ATGGAAGTTTTTGAGACGCTTGCCATTAAGATCCCAAACGCGGTTTTAATTGACGGAGTAACTGAGCACTCGGTTGATGAAGTTATACATTTCCTTGAACAGTATGGTGACATAGGCCGCAAGGTTACTATAGATTCACCAGAATCTGAATTTAATAACATGCTTGTCGCTGAGTATGCTTCAGGTTTATCTTTAACACGTTTGTCTCAGTTGTTACCACACACATTTATTTCCGATTCAGGTGACAAATTCCACATTGAAAGTCTATCTGAAATTTATGCATCAAAGGTTAGTGGTTCCAAGACAAATACTTACTTGGCAGACTTAAAAAGAATAGCCAAATTATCTGGGAGGGATTATGCAGAAGTCCTCAGTGAGGGGATGACCCAGATACGCCGGTCCCTTGCAGAGCTCAACCCAGAGACTCCAGTGGTTGCGAAACCAGAAGATTCAAAACCTCCCGATTCAGTCTTTCCTCCTTCATTACCAGCCTCTCTTCCATCTAAGTCCCCTTCTGCTACCAGTGGTGCTGAAGCACAAGGCGGAGAGAGGCATGCTGCCTCCATTCCAGCGGCTGATCTCAACCCTCCTGAAGTACAACGTTATGTTGTGGAACACGTTGTTCGGGGCGGGGACAGCTTGCTGCATGCATTCCATCGACTGAGAGCGTTTTCTGGTAAAGTGCCCAGGCCAATTCAAGAGACAGATTATGATACATGGCGGTCAGGTGTTGAATTAGCCCTGAAAGATCCATCTATATCTGATCTGCAGCGCACCAGACTGATTCGCGACAGTCTACTGCCTCCTGCCTGTAATATAGTAAAACATCTCAGCCTTGACACACCACCAGAAGTCTATATGAAACAACTTGACTCAGCCTATGGCACTGTGCAAGATGGGGAAGAGTTATATGCCAAGTTCATGGACACCTTCCAGGACAGTGGAGAAAAGCCTTCGGCCTATTTGCAACGTCTGCAGGTGGCATTACAGCATGCAGCAAAAAGAGGTGGTGTTTTAGAGAAAGACATGGACAACCGACTGTTGAATCAATTCTGCAGGGGATGTTGGGATAACAATTTAATATCGGAACTCCAActtaaacaaaagaaacacaaacccCCCAAATTTACTGAACTTTTATTGCTCCTGCGAACTGAAGAGGACAGAGAGGCAGCAAAGACATTAAGAATGAAACAGCATTTGGGAACGACAAAACAGAAAGCCACCACTAATGCCCAGTTTGCCAATACTGGGGAAGAAACTAACCTTTGTACTGCACTAACCACTCTGACTAAACAGCTCTCACAACAGATGGCAGCTATACAACAGCAGCTTGCAGCTTTGACAGCACAGCAGTGTAATGTCAAACCACCGGTTGCTGCCTGCCCAGCTTCAAAGCCCTATGGGCCGAAGAAGGTTAGCAAGAATCCAAAACCTAGCGTCTCCAGCCCTAAACCAGGGTTTTGTTTCCGCTGTGGAGAAGATGGTCACATTAAGCCACAATGTGAAAATGCACCCAATTCAGCATTGGTAAGTGCTAAGCGGAAACAATTTGACAACAAACAAATGTGGCAGAAGCAAAAGTCCTCTACTTCTGGGGATTTAAACTAG